The Pongo abelii isolate AG06213 chromosome 11, NHGRI_mPonAbe1-v2.0_pri, whole genome shotgun sequence genome includes a window with the following:
- the NXPH2 gene encoding neurexophilin-2: protein MRLRPLPLVVVPGLLQLLFCDSKEVVHATEGLDWEDKDAPGTLVGNVVHSRIISPLRLFVKQSPVPKPGPMAYADSMENFWDWLANITEIREPLARTKRRPIVKTGKFKKMFGWGDFHSNIKTVKLNLLITGKIVDHGNGTFSVYFRHNSTGLGNVSVSLVPPSKVVEFEVSPQSTLETKESKSFNCRIEYEKTDRAKKTALCNFDPSKICYQEQTQSHVSWLCSKPFKVICIYIAFYSVDYKLVQKVCPDYNYHSETPYLSSG from the coding sequence cTATTTTGTGACAGTAAGGAAGTGGTGCATGCCACGGAGGGGCTGGATTGGGAAGACAAAGATGCTCCAGGGACGTTGGTCGGCAACGTGGTGCACTCAAGGATCATCAGTCCCCTGCGCCTGTTTGTTAAACAGTCTCCGGTGCCCAAGCCCGGCCCCATGGCGTATGCAGACAGCATGGAAAACTTTTGGGATTGGCTGGCCAACATCACGGAGATTCGGGAGCCATTGGCAAGAACTAAACGGAGGCCAATAGTAAAAAcaggaaaatttaagaaaatgtttggaTGGGGTGACTTTCATTCCAACATTAAAACGGTCAAACTCAATCTCCTCATCACAGGGAAAATTGTTGACCATGGAAATGGAACCTTCAGTGTGTATTTCCGACATAATTCAACAGGCCTGGGCAATGTTTCAGTGAGCTTGGTACCACCCTCCAAGGTGGTGGAATTTGAAGTTTCCCCCCAGTCTACCTTGGAGACCAAGGAATCCAAATCTTTCAATTGTCGCATTGAGTATGAAAAAACAGATCGGGCAAAAAAGACCGCCCTGTGCAACTTTGACCCATCCAAGATCTGCTACCAGGAGCAGACTCAGAGCCATGTGTCTTGGTTGTGCTCCAAGCCCTTCAAGGTCATTTGCATTTACATTGCCTTTTACAGTGTTGATTATAAACTCGTGCAAAAGGTGTGCCCTGACTACAATtaccatagtgagaccccatactTATCTTCTGGCTGA